TCTCGCGAAGATACTTCGCGGCTTCCTCGGGCGTCGTCGGGTTGATGTAAAAACCCGTGCCGACCTCGAAGCCCGCGATCAGTGTCAGTCGCGGCAGAATCTCGATGTGCCAGCGGAAGTCCTGGTCGATCGTCGACCAAAAGCCGTGATGCGCGTAGCGTGCCGGCGCCGTGTTGACGATAAAATTGTACTGCGGTTGGTTCAGGGCTTTCGCCAGTTTCTGCAGCGTGACCTTCAGCGCGTCAGCCAGTAGCAGGATCTCATCGGGGTGAATATCCTGGAAGTACGCCGATTGCCGCCGCGGGGTCAGCGTGACCTCGAATGGGAACCGCGACGCGAATGGACAGTACGCCACGAAGCCCGCGTTCTCATACACGAGCCGCGAACCTTCCTTGATCTCCTGCTTGAGGATGTCCTCAAAAATGCTGCGGTCCTTGTAATTGTAGTACTCCATCGCGCCGAGCAGTTTTTCCTTCAGCCGCTTCGGCGTAACGGGCGTCGCGATCAACTGCGAGTGCGGATGCCCGATCGTCGCGCCGGCCTGCCGCCCAAAATTCTTGAAAAGCAAAATATAGCGGAACCGCGGATCGCGCAGCAGGTCGGTCATGCGAATCTTGTACGTCTCGATGACGCGCCCGATTCCCTCGACGGGTTGTTGCTCCAATTGCAGGCTCGGATTCGGCGTCTCGATGATGACCTCGTGCGCGCCGATGCCGTTCATCTTGTCGTAGATCCCCTGCCCCTCCTTGTCGATGTCGCCCTCGATGCGCAACGCGGGAAACTTGTTCGGCACCACCCGCACCTGCCAGTTCGGGCCGTTCGGCTTGCTCTTCGGGTCGCGGAAGGCAAAAATCTCCGGCGGCGTCATGTGCTCGTTGCCCTCGGCGAACGGGTTCTTGGCCGGATCGGGCGTCTCAAGCGGTTGCGGCGCGAAATCGCTCGGTCGCTTCCCGCGTTCCGTGGCCACAATCACCCACCGACCGACAACTGGATCCTTGCGAAGTTCTGGCATAACCGTTGGTCCCCACTTTTCAGCCGCCGCGCCTTACAGCGCCGCGTACAGTTTTTCGTATTCCTGGGCGCTGGCCCGCCACGAAAAATCGCGGGCCATCGCATTCCGCATCAACTTCTGCCATTTCCTTGGCTCCTTGTGGAGTAAAATCGCGCGTTGCACCGCCTCCACGAGCGCTGTTGCCGTGTAGGGAGCAAATTTGAAACCAGTTCCCTGCTCCGACCGCGAATTGTACTGCTGGACCGTGTCCTCCAGCCCACCGGTCGCCCGCACCACCGGGATCGTGCCATACTTCAGGGCGTACAAATGCGTCAATCCGCAAGGTTCAAAATGCGACGGCATGAGAAGCATATCCGCCCCGCCCTGGATTTGATGGGATAACTCCTCGTCGTGCGCAATCTTCACTGCGACCCGCCGCGGGAATTCTTCGGCCATTCCTGTCAGCAGCTCCTCGTATTTTCTCTCGCCCTTCCCGAGGATGATTGCGGTCACCCCCGACTCCACCAGTTCTTCAACGGCGCCCAGCAGCACGTCCACGCCTTTTTGTTCCGTCAATCGTGACACAAACGCTGCCACAGGTTCTCCTTCGCCGGCCTCCAGTCCCAGTTTCGCCAACAGGTCCGCCCGGCAGGCGCGCTTGCCGGACAAATCCTCCGGTGTATAGCGCCGTCGCAAATGCGCATCCGTCGCCGGGTCCCATTGCGTGTAGTCCACGCCGTTGACGATCCCCTGCACGTCATCAGCCCGCGAGGCGAGAACCGTGTCGAGCCCGAATCCGCCGTCGGTCGCCTGGATTTCTTTCGCGTAGGTCCGGCTCACGGTGGTGACGGCGTCGGAAAAAAGAATTCCGCCCTTCATCAGGTTCATCTGCTCGTAGAACTCCAGCGACTCGGGCGTGAAAAATTCCCCCGGCAAATTCGTTAGCGGAAAATCCAGGCTCCAGAACATTCCCTGATAGGCGATATTATGGATCGTGAAAACCGACTTCGCGGGAAACTCCGCGCCGCGCGTCCCGGCCCGATACGCCATTTGCACCGGGACAAACGCCGTCGGCCAGTCGTGACAGTGCACGATGTCCGCCTGGAACCGCGTGTACCCGAGCAGCTCCACCACGGCTTTCGAGAAAAATAAAAAACGTTCCGCGTTGTCTTCGTAATCGCGGACACCGGTGTAATATAACTCCGAGCGATCGAAAAATTCGTCGCGGCGCACGAACAGCACGCGCACGCCGTCGGGCTGTTTCAACTCCAGCACGTCTCCCGTCACCGTTCGGCTCCCCAACGGAATTTGCAAAGTCAGGCCGATCGGTCTCGCGTCGCGCGCGACCTCCTGCGCGGCCCGGTAAAATGGAAGACAGCACGTGACCTCGTGCCCGAGCTGGCAAAGCGCCCTCGGCAACGCGCCGACCACGTCGCCGAGTCCGCCCGTCTTGGCGTACGGCGTCATCTCACTTGCGGCAAAGAAAATTTTCATCGGTTTTGTTTTTGCCATTGGACCGCAGGCACACTAACAAAACGTCTTCACGCAACACAACGGCGCAAAATAATTCCTGGAATTCCAAAGCCGTTTGTAGGGATGGGAGCCGAGTCTGCGGAGCGGAGTCCGACGACGCGCCACACGTCGTACTCCCGTGGCAAACGCCGCCGCCGTCTGCGGCATCCCAGTCGTTGATGTATCCAGGCGCGCCGTTATCTCGTCCCCACCATCTCCGCACAATCCCGCAAACGTTTTCACGTGAATACCCAGGCGAAGCTACAAAAACACGGCGTTTCACACGTTCTACCTGCGGCCATTTTCCCCTCTCGCAGGCTGATTCCACCGTCCAAAAAATACAAAAACACCTGTAAATCAATGGTTTTTCGATTCAAGATTCTCATGAGTGATAATGCTACGCAAACCTGACAAAAAATGTAGAAATCTGCGAATAAGTTATTGACACCTAATGCCCACGCTGGTAGTGTGTGCGCAGTTAGATTCACCGAGTCAGTGTGGTTAGGGTATAGGCGAAAACATCTAGGTTCACCGAGTCGTGAACGAGGCAAACGGGAAATAGGCGAGGAGAAGACATGCAAAGAGTTCAACATGCAAGGGGTTGGAGCTTCCTTCCGAAGTTAACTTTCGTAATCACCATCGGACTGATCACTGCCGCGACCGGCTTTAAGGCCAGTGCGGTCGATGTGTTCACTGACCCGGTGGGTTTCATCACGATAACAGCTGAAGGCACCAGTGGCCCGGGCGTTAGCCCAGCGCTGTCGCTCGTCGGCTTGGGCATGACCCAGATCGTTGCGAGTCGCGGCGCGATCACCGGAATCGCTGGCACGACAATTACCGTCAACAATACGCTGACAGCTGGTCAGTTTGCAGTTGGCCCGAACGGCCCGCTGTACTTCATCGAGTTTCTCGATGGTGCGAATCCCGGCCTCCAGGATGACATTACCGGCAACACCGCGACGACTGTGACCACGGCGTCTGATGATTCAGGTGCCATCACCGGCGCGACGACCTACAAGATCTATCCGCACTGGACGCTGAACAGCGTGTTCGGAGCAGCCGATCAGTCCGGCTTAAACCCGATTACCGACCAGGTTCTGATTCAGAATCCGCTGACACAAACGTTCACGACCTACTTCTTCGCGACGGCTTCGAAGTCGTTCCCCACCGCTGGCTGGAAGCAATCTGGCCAGGGAAATACGGATTTCGGCCAGGTCCCGCTATACAATGACCAAGGCGTTCTGATTAGCCGAACCGTAACCACGAATCTGAACATCCTTCTGGTCGGTGGCGTCAAACTCGGGCCGACCATTATACCGCTCGTCGGGACGAACAATTTGGCTGCCAATATCTATGCGACTTCGGCCGTCACATTGTCGAACAGCGGTCTGTTCACGGACGGCAATCCAAGCGACAGTCTCGTGCCAATTACGGATCTAGTACTGATTCATAACGATGCCGCTGGAACGTTTAATACATACTTCTACGCGACAGCTTCGAAGTCGTTCCCAACGGCTGGCTGGAAGCAGTCTGGCCAAGGCAACACGGATTTCGGTGGAACGCCGATTGGGATAAGTTCGTTTATGCTGATCCAGCTCGCTTCGGGTCATCCTGGGTTCAACTGGAAAGCACCGGCGCCATATTGACCTTGACAAAACGGACAGAAATTGTTAAACAATCACAGGGAGTAGAGAAACAGGTAAAGGGAAAGGTATAGAGGAAAAATGAAAAACGGGATCAAATATCTGGTAGCAGGGTTGGTTGCAACAGGAATATCGGTTGGCGCGTACGCCAACATCACAGTGAACGGGGGAACGGCGTTGAATACGTTCATGGCCGACAAGGATCTGAACTATCTCGATGGCAACCTGATTGAAATCGGGACCTTTACGGTTGCCCCGACAATCGGCAGCCCCAGCTTGGCGAACTTCGTCGTTTACGGTTCGACGCTGACACAATCCGGCGTTAGCGCTGGCGTGTTCTCCTTCAGCAAGACGGCGTCTGACACGGGTTTCTTACACACCCAAATCTATGTCGTAGCCTTCAACAATGCCACGGGCGTCGGCGCCACCCAAGAGGGAATCTACTTCGTGAATGACTCGAACGCCAGCAACTGGAAATTCCCAGCCACGGCGGATTTCCCGAACAGCACCTCGTTCGACATGCAAGACATGTTCACGAGTGGCAATGCTGTGACGCCCTCAGCGGGCTCGACGGTCGTGTTCGGCAGCACTCAGAGAGACACTGTCAACGGCGATAACGCGGTCAAGTTGGCCCTCGTCCCTGAGCCGTCCACATGGATGCTCGTTGGAACGGGCTTGCTCGGCCTGTTGGGCCTCCGTCGTCGTCGTAGCTAATTAAGAATATACAAGGGTTACCTGTTTCCGAGAGGCCAGCCGAAAGGCTGGCCTCTTCGTTTTTCCCCCAACAAGAAGGCATCCCCGCCCCATTCGCCTTGATTTAGAAGGCTAATCCTGTTACCAGGTTCTATTGGAGAAGCGAGTGTAGAAACCACGGTAACCGAAAGGACCAAGGCGAGTAAAATGAAGAACGGGATCAAGTATCTATTTGCCGGGGTGATGGCGACTGGCATTGCCATGAGTTCGTATGGCGCGGCAATCACCGTCAATTGGGGGACAGCGCTGAACACGTTTATCGCCAGCACCGTCAGTCCATTGAACTATCTCGATGGTGATTTGGTCGAAGTGGGGACGTTCGCTGTCCCTCCGACAATCGGCAGTCCGAGTTTGGCCAACTTCACGGTCTTCGGCACGACCCTGACCGGAACCGGCGCCAACGCTGGTATCGTCTCCGGAAGCAAGACCGGGTCTGATGCCGGCTTCGCCCACAATCAGATCTATATGGTGGCCTTCAACAACGCCACGGGTGTTGGCGCGTCCCTGGAGACAATCTTTTTCGTGAACGACGCCAATAATCCGAATTGGAGGTTTCCGGCTTCATCCGACTTCCCCAATTCCTGTTCGATTGACCTGCAGGATATGTTTACAGGCGCCAACAATGGAACCCTGGCTCCCGGCGCGACGATCACTTGGGGCACCAAGACCGTTGATCCTTCCGGGCCCTACAACGTAATTGCCATGATTCCTGAGCCAACGACGTGGACACTGGTGGGAACGAGTCTGCTCGGTCTATTGGCCTTCCGTCGTCGTAGCTAAAAACGTCCAGTTTGTTATCTGTTTCCGAGAGGCCGGTCGAAAGACTGGCCTCTTGTCTTCCGCAGTAGCCTGACCCAAAGCGCATCGCTTCCACGAATCTCGCTTGCCGCTCCAGAGTCTCTATGCAATCATGCCTCGCTGCGGCTTAAATCACCGGACGATTCATGAACGAAAACAAGAACGGGATGCTGGTCCTTTTTACCTTCACGATTTTCCTGGGGGCGCTGTTGCTATTTTGGGTGCAACCGATGGCGGGTCGAATGCTGCTGCCATTGCTCGGCGGCGTGCCGGCTGTCTGGAATACGGCCATGGTGTTCTACCAGGCCACGTTATTGGCCGGTTATGCGTACGCCCACTTTGCCACCAAACAACTCGGTATTCGGCGCCAGGCTGCGCTGCATCTACCTCTCTTACTGCTGCCTTTGCTGGCCCTGCCGATCGCCATTCCCCACGGCTGGACGCCGCCGACAACCCACAATCCAATCCCCTGGTTGCTCACTGTGCTGGCCGTGATGGTGGGGCTACCCTTCTTTATCGTGTCCGCGACGAGCCCGCTGCTGCAGCGTTGGTTTTCGGCCAGCGGACATCGCGACGCCCACGACCCGTATTTTCTCTACGCCGCGAGCAACTGCGGTAGCTTGCTCGCGCTGATCAGCTACCCCGTACTTATCGAACCGCATTTGCGTCTGAGCCAGCAGGGCCGGTATTGGGCCATCGGCTATATCGTGTTGCTGGTCCTTACAGCCATCTGCGGAGTATGCACGTGGCGCACAGCCCGTAATCCCTCCGAGGTGGTGGAACCTGATGGCAAGACCGCCATCGAACAGCTCACGGCCCGGCGGCGGTTACGCTGGATCTTACTCGCGTTCGTGCCGTGCAGCTTGATGCTCAGTGTGACGACGTATATCACCACGGAAGTCGTGCCGATCCCCTTGATGTGGGTCATCCCGCTGGGGATTTACCTGCTGACCTTTATCCTCGTTTTCGCCAAACGACAATTGATCCCGCATCGGTGGATCGTGTGGGCAATGCCGTTTGCTGTGGTGGTACTGCTGACAATGTTGGGCAGGATGACATTGAAGGGAAACTCGTTTGAGGATCTGCCCTGGCCGATTGGCGTCCACTTTGCGGGCCTGTTCATCTTGGCAATGTTCTGTCACGGTGAATTGGCCAAAGACCGTCCCACCGTGGCACACCTGACTGAGTTCTTTTTGTGGATTTCCACCGGCGGCGTGCTGGGCGGAGCATTTAACGCCCTGCTGGCTCCGCTTATCTTCCCCACGGTGATCGAATACCCGGCAACCCTGCTGCTGGCCTGCCTGTTGCTGCCACGACGGAGCACAGAAAAGACCAGCCGCGCTGGTTGGAGTCTCGATGTCGTCGTGCCCGCATGCCTCGGCCTGCTCATCGCAGGTCTTATCCATTTGGTAGAGAAGTCGCGGATTGGCCCGCCGAATCTCGCCTTGGCGATGGAATGCGTACCGCCTGCCATATTGTGTCTCTTCTTTTTCCGCCGACCGCTCCGGTTCGCGCTTGGCGGTCTTGCGATTTTGTTGGCGACAACATTGTCATTGCACCCGGAATTACGCAACATACTGGTGTCGCGCAGCTTTTTTGGTATTTACAAGGTTGAGGTGGACCCCCGGGCGGATTACATCCATATCTTCCGCCATGGCACCGCCATGCACGGCATGCAGAGCCTCGATGCCCGAATGCGGCGCGTACCGCTGCTTTTTTTCAGCAAGTCCGGACCGCTCGGGGAAGTCATAGGCACACTACCGAAAGCGCTGAAGCAGCATGTGGGCGTCATTGGCCTGGGTGCTGGAACCCTCGCCTGCTATGGCGATGCCGGGGAGCACTGGACTTTCTACGAAATCGATCCCGAGGTGGAACGTATCGCGGATGACCCGAAATACTTTACGTTCCTGCACGACTCTCCTGCGGACACGAAGGTCGTGCTCGGCGACGGGCGGCTATCCCTGCAGGCGGAACGGGATGGCCAGTTTGGCCTCATGGTGTTGGACGCCTACACCTCGGACACAATTCCCTTGCACTTAGTGACGCGGGAAGCAGTCGCGCTTTACCTGCGGAAGCTGGCGCCGGACGGTGTAATGGCCTTCCATATTACCAACCGCCATCTTGATCTCGAACCAGTCTTGGCCACCATCGCACAGGACGCCGGGGTATACTCCCTCTGCTGGATCGATAATGGTGTTTCAGCGGAGGAGTTCA
This is a stretch of genomic DNA from Verrucomicrobiia bacterium. It encodes these proteins:
- a CDS encoding DUF4931 domain-containing protein, giving the protein MPELRKDPVVGRWVIVATERGKRPSDFAPQPLETPDPAKNPFAEGNEHMTPPEIFAFRDPKSKPNGPNWQVRVVPNKFPALRIEGDIDKEGQGIYDKMNGIGAHEVIIETPNPSLQLEQQPVEGIGRVIETYKIRMTDLLRDPRFRYILLFKNFGRQAGATIGHPHSQLIATPVTPKRLKEKLLGAMEYYNYKDRSIFEDILKQEIKEGSRLVYENAGFVAYCPFASRFPFEVTLTPRRQSAYFQDIHPDEILLLADALKVTLQKLAKALNQPQYNFIVNTAPARYAHHGFWSTIDQDFRWHIEILPRLTLIAGFEVGTGFYINPTTPEEAAKYLREISV
- the glgA gene encoding glycogen synthase GlgA, with product MKIFFAASEMTPYAKTGGLGDVVGALPRALCQLGHEVTCCLPFYRAAQEVARDARPIGLTLQIPLGSRTVTGDVLELKQPDGVRVLFVRRDEFFDRSELYYTGVRDYEDNAERFLFFSKAVVELLGYTRFQADIVHCHDWPTAFVPVQMAYRAGTRGAEFPAKSVFTIHNIAYQGMFWSLDFPLTNLPGEFFTPESLEFYEQMNLMKGGILFSDAVTTVSRTYAKEIQATDGGFGLDTVLASRADDVQGIVNGVDYTQWDPATDAHLRRRYTPEDLSGKRACRADLLAKLGLEAGEGEPVAAFVSRLTEQKGVDVLLGAVEELVESGVTAIILGKGERKYEELLTGMAEEFPRRVAVKIAHDEELSHQIQGGADMLLMPSHFEPCGLTHLYALKYGTIPVVRATGGLEDTVQQYNSRSEQGTGFKFAPYTATALVEAVQRAILLHKEPRKWQKLMRNAMARDFSWRASAQEYEKLYAAL
- a CDS encoding TIGR02597 family protein: MQRVQHARGWSFLPKLTFVITIGLITAATGFKASAVDVFTDPVGFITITAEGTSGPGVSPALSLVGLGMTQIVASRGAITGIAGTTITVNNTLTAGQFAVGPNGPLYFIEFLDGANPGLQDDITGNTATTVTTASDDSGAITGATTYKIYPHWTLNSVFGAADQSGLNPITDQVLIQNPLTQTFTTYFFATASKSFPTAGWKQSGQGNTDFGQVPLYNDQGVLISRTVTTNLNILLVGGVKLGPTIIPLVGTNNLAANIYATSAVTLSNSGLFTDGNPSDSLVPITDLVLIHNDAAGTFNTYFYATASKSFPTAGWKQSGQGNTDFGGTPIGISSFMLIQLASGHPGFNWKAPAPY
- a CDS encoding PEP-CTERM sorting domain-containing protein, producing MKNGIKYLVAGLVATGISVGAYANITVNGGTALNTFMADKDLNYLDGNLIEIGTFTVAPTIGSPSLANFVVYGSTLTQSGVSAGVFSFSKTASDTGFLHTQIYVVAFNNATGVGATQEGIYFVNDSNASNWKFPATADFPNSTSFDMQDMFTSGNAVTPSAGSTVVFGSTQRDTVNGDNAVKLALVPEPSTWMLVGTGLLGLLGLRRRRS
- a CDS encoding PEP-CTERM sorting domain-containing protein produces the protein MKNGIKYLFAGVMATGIAMSSYGAAITVNWGTALNTFIASTVSPLNYLDGDLVEVGTFAVPPTIGSPSLANFTVFGTTLTGTGANAGIVSGSKTGSDAGFAHNQIYMVAFNNATGVGASLETIFFVNDANNPNWRFPASSDFPNSCSIDLQDMFTGANNGTLAPGATITWGTKTVDPSGPYNVIAMIPEPTTWTLVGTSLLGLLAFRRRS
- a CDS encoding fused MFS/spermidine synthase, with the protein product MNENKNGMLVLFTFTIFLGALLLFWVQPMAGRMLLPLLGGVPAVWNTAMVFYQATLLAGYAYAHFATKQLGIRRQAALHLPLLLLPLLALPIAIPHGWTPPTTHNPIPWLLTVLAVMVGLPFFIVSATSPLLQRWFSASGHRDAHDPYFLYAASNCGSLLALISYPVLIEPHLRLSQQGRYWAIGYIVLLVLTAICGVCTWRTARNPSEVVEPDGKTAIEQLTARRRLRWILLAFVPCSLMLSVTTYITTEVVPIPLMWVIPLGIYLLTFILVFAKRQLIPHRWIVWAMPFAVVVLLTMLGRMTLKGNSFEDLPWPIGVHFAGLFILAMFCHGELAKDRPTVAHLTEFFLWISTGGVLGGAFNALLAPLIFPTVIEYPATLLLACLLLPRRSTEKTSRAGWSLDVVVPACLGLLIAGLIHLVEKSRIGPPNLALAMECVPPAILCLFFFRRPLRFALGGLAILLATTLSLHPELRNILVSRSFFGIYKVEVDPRADYIHIFRHGTAMHGMQSLDARMRRVPLLFFSKSGPLGEVIGTLPKALKQHVGVIGLGAGTLACYGDAGEHWTFYEIDPEVERIADDPKYFTFLHDSPADTKVVLGDGRLSLQAERDGQFGLMVLDAYTSDTIPLHLVTREAVALYLRKLAPDGVMAFHITNRHLDLEPVLATIAQDAGVYSLCWIDNGVSAEEFNRTGKTQSWWLVMTRNGPWLSLLARDTRWRPPQPQKGVGLWTDDYESVFSVFHWN